A window of Nostoc sp. PCC 7120 = FACHB-418 genomic DNA:
TTTGAAAGTTTCAATAGACTATTGACTTTTAGGCTTATCTTACGGGGAGATCAGCTATGCTTTTGCGTTACGCCATCGCTCTAGTATGAATGAGCCTAATCTAAATTATGGTTAAAACGTTTGCTAGGGGAGCATTTTACGATTTAACTGAAAAATTCTGGTAGATAATGAGGCTCGTTTTTATAAGTGAAGGGGACAGTAATTATTTAAAACTAGAATTTGAGGAGCTAGAGCATAAATTTAATTGCACAAGACCCAAAAAACCGAGTGATTTGACAGTAATTGTTGAAAACTGGCTAATAATTCTGCCACAGTGATGACTTAAATGCCTCTAGTTTTGTTTTACCTAGACATTACCTAGATATTACCTTGACACAAAATTTGGTTAACTAATTTAGTCTAAAAATATACAATATTTTAAATCAAAAGTGCATCTAGGTAAAATTAGCTTAAAAGCTTATTTAAAAACAAAATTACTTACCCATACAATACCTATATACCACAAAGAAAAAATATTCTACTGGCTCAATTCATACATCAAGCCGAGTAAAGCAAACCTTCAAGCGATAAAATATTAATTCTGTCGCGCTCACCAGAATGTAGCCAAAAAGTGCCACTGTTTTTTAGCCGGAGATGAGCATGGTTGCAGTCGTAACTGACCTAGACAATCAGTGAACGTTACCTAGATGCAACCTGAAGCAAGGGTGTCTCTTAAAGAATTATTTGTCAATTTTTAGGAATTAATGTCAGGTTGTATTAGAGGCAAAAAGCTTATATATCAAAGAGAATACGCTTGAGAGCCTCTTTTCTAATGATTCTGTCAATGGGCGTAACAGTTGAGGTAGAGGTAATAGTAGCGAGTTTTGATTAGCCTAGAGGCACTAAAGTAATCAAGAGATTCTCAATGGCTTATCAAGGCGTGATTTTGGACGTAGATGGTACATTAGTTATCAGTAATGATGCTCATGCTCAAGCGTGGGTAGAAGCATTTGCAGAATTTGGTTATGAAGTCAAGTTTGAGCAAGTCCGTCCACTGATTGGTATGGGAGGCGACCAAATTATTCCTCAGTTTGCGCCGGGGTTGTCTGATGAACAAGGAAAAGGAAAGGAAATTGCTGATCAACGCAAACAACTAATTATCAATAAGTTTGCCAAAAATTTGGCTCCTACCAATGGTACGCGGCAATTAATATTGAAGATGCAGTCTCTAGGTTTGCATCTGATCATTGCCAGTTCAGCTTCAAGTCAAGAATTGTCAGTTTTGTTAAAAGCTGCACAAGTCGAAGACCTACTCAGCCAGGATGAAGCAACCACATCCAGCGATGCCGAAGCTTCTAAACCTGCTCCTGATATTGTTGAGGTGGCTTTGAACAGGTTGAATATTGAACCATCTGAGGTTGTGATGCTGGGTGATACTCCCTACGATATTACTTCGGCAAATCAAGCAGGGATTAAGGTGATTGCTCTTCGTTGCGGTGGTTTTGATGATAGCCAACTCAAGGATGCGATCGCCATTTATGATGATCCGGCAGATTTGTTAACACAATATCAGCACTCACCTTTAGCAACCGAAGCCATGACAAAGGCATAATACTTTAAAAGTTGGTCAAGTATCGGTTCGCGGACTAATTGAAAAATTTTCAACGTAGTTATAGGGTTTCTAGCTCCTCTTGTCGCAGACAAAGTGAAAATTTGTCGCGGAGTAGATGAAAAATTCCTACCAAATTCGCGGACTAATTGAAATTTTCCGCCCAATGGGAATAAAAGGGCGCAACTCATTCCAGTATAAGGCTTTGGAGCAATAATTCTGTAAGTAGCGATGCCTGCGGCGGGCGTAGCCATCGCCGTGTACTACGAGAGAATAAGGGTTACACCAGGTCATTTTCAATTAGTCTGCGACAATTTTCATCTTTTCCGCGAACCGACAACAGTCACAGAAAATAGCTGTTGTGAAAAATCTTGTATTTTAATCGTAGTTTTCATCGTATAAAAGATAAGGGTCACTTATTTTTTATTGTAGTCTTGTATTACAACGTAATCTAACTCATAATGTGAGCAAACAGCTAATTTCATGGTTAAGGACGTGGCACAATTAACGATTCAAATACCGGATGAACTAGCGCAACGTTTAGAACCTTTGCAAAGTCGCTTGCCCGAATTACTTTGGCTATTGTTAGATATAGGTGGAGAACAAAACAAAGAGCAGCCTAAACTAAATACACAGACTCTAGAGATTCCCGAAGTTTATCAAGAAGTATTGGATTTTTTGATTAAACGTCCAACGCCAGAAGAAATTATTAGTTTTAAAGTCTCAGCAAGAGCGCAAATACATTTACAAGAGTTATTAGAGAAAAACCGCAGTGGGTCATTGAGTCAAATGGAACTAGCTCAATTAGATGTTTATGAACAACTAGAACATCTAATGATTTTGCTAAAGGCGCGTGCTATGGAAAAATAAAAAATAAATAAAATGGGCAGTACTTCAATTTCCACAGAACTTCGCAAACTGGTAATCAGTAGAGCATCAGAGCGGTGTGAATATTGTTTAATTCATCAAGATTTTTCAATTTATACCCATGAAGTGGATCATATTATTGCAGTGAAACATGGGGGCGAAACTGTAAAAGATAATTTAGCTCTTTCATGTTTAACGTGCAACCGTCATAAAGGTTCTGATTTTGCGACAATTGACTCAACGACAGGAGAAATAGTGCCGTTGTATAATCCTCGTCGTCAAATTTGGGAGGAACATTTTTATTTTGAGGGTGTAAGGATAGAGGGAAAATCTCAAGTAGGTCAAGCAACAACAAGGTTACTTCAGTTTAATCTCGCTAATAGATTACTACAACGACAAGTATTGATGAGTCAGGGAAAATATCCTTGAGCATCTGCTTACTTAATGGTTTAAGGAAAAGTAATTTTATGATAACTAATCTAGGTTTTGGAGAAAAATACAGTAATCAAAAAGGAAATATAAATAATGAATTATAATGCAGATTCTTTACCACCTATTAAACTGATATCGCTGGAAGATAAAGTATTACCGTTAGCTATTCAAAAATCTAAAAGTAGATCAGCAAAAATAGCTGCACCCACAGATATACGTTGGATCAAGGTACTGGAGTTCCTCCGCAGCACCAACCTCGCACCTAATAGCCGAAAATTATACGAACGCGAACTAAAGCGATTTTTGGGATGGACGCAACTGCACTATCACGAACTACGCCCACGTCACTTAGGATTATACAAGGAATATCTGAGGGATGAGGTAAAAACTGATTCAGGTAAACCCCTGTCAAAAGCGAGTATTAATGCTGGGGTTGCCGCACTTAAAAGCTTTTTTAATTGGATGTGCTACACATATCCTGAAATAATTACTACTAATCCTACACTGGGGATAAAGCTAGAGAAAGTACCACTGCCACCAGCCCAAAGCCTAACTGACGAGCAGATGGAGCGCGTTTGGTCAGCATTAGAATTGTTGGGAGAGACAAAAGAGCGCGATACAGCGCTTGTCCACATTCTCAGTCACGGACTACGCGCTGGGGAAATTGTACAGCTAAATGTTGGTTCCTTCGATGGCAAGCTGCTCTTCTTACCTGATACCAAAACGAATGAACCGCGCTTAGTACCATTGCGGAAAGAAAGCCGTGACGTATTAGAGGCTTATTTGCGATCGCGGCAACAGCAGGGTGAAGAACTTAATAGCCTCACCCCGTTAATGATTTCACATCACGCTTCATACAAGGGAGATCGCTTGAGTTACCACGGGATATACTTCGCCGTCGAGAAAATAGGTGAGTTTGCAGGCATCGAAGATTTACACCCGCACCAATTTCGGCATACATACGCCACTGAACTATTACTGTTAGGTGTAGACCCCAGCCACGCCAGGAAACTGACTGGGCATCAAAGCGAGAAGGCGTTCCGGCGCTATACTTTGCGTAGTGAACAAGAGGCGGCGATCGCTGCTTATTATCGGGCGATAGGGGAAGTTGAAGCGGAGTAAGCAATGCCCAAGCCGTTAGACCCCAAATGCCAGTTATGTGCCAAACTACCCTCCGCTAAAGCTAAGGTGCTGCATGGGCGAGAAGGTGATAACTGCTGGAACCCGAAGGTGTGCCACAATCGCCGTTCGTTTTACCGTAACCGCAACAAAGATGATTCTCTTGGGATTGAGGCGATCGCTGTTGCACCACCAGAAACATATTTTGCCGTGCTGTACTTGTACAAGGAGCCAGGCGATAAACCCTTACACGCTTTAGGTGCAGAACTATGGCTGGGACAAAAGCCAATCTGCCGCCTAGAGCCGATTCATTGTTTTGGACTGACGGCAGGTAAAATTAGAGCGTACACCGACAAAGTATTACAGGCTTTTGCTAAAGAATATAATGTCACGCTGTACCAATATAAAGAGATGTTCGAGATTGCACCGACTCACTGCCCAGTAAGACCCTGCCCGTTGCACCCTGAACCATGACCATTTATCGTCAGCTGACAATCTGGGACATTCTTGATGAGGTATCCGAAGCCCCGCCCACCTCTTCACTCGCTGCGGTGTGGTCATGTTTAGATACGGAGTTAGAAACTTTATCAGTAGAAGCACAATTGGCGATCGCCTCCACTGCATTCTCGCAAATCGCAGATATCCTTAAAACTCGCGCCCAATTATTGTTAGAAGATGTCCGCGCACAAACGGACACTGATGGGCCAGTCATCAGCACAGATATCTTTGCTGGTTTGGTGAGAACAACCATGCAATTAGATTTAGATGACCTCATTGAAGAACCGCCACCGCAAAACTTTAGACCACATGGGACACATCAGTTTACTCATCCTGTAAAGAGTGGTGATTCAGTAGCCGCACCTGTGGAGAAAGAGAATGTGCTGGCAATGCTGGAGATTCAGACTGTGGATGATGTCCATCGGCTGGCAGGTGATGAAGATGTAGATAAGTGGCGGGGGGCGATCGCTAATTGTTTAGTAAATGTGAAAGATGAAATAGCTCTAACGAAATTGCAACGCAAGTTGAAAATGCCGATGGTCGAGGTATGGTTGGGATTATTGCTGGGTGGGTTTGCGCTACAGCAGCGTGGGGAATTTTACGAAAATGACAATGTTTGGGTGAAAGCGGATTCTTCTAGAGTTTGACCCGCAGAAATGATATTGTCAAGGTAAGCGTAAAGGTAAATGTTTTACAAACTATCAGTGATAAGCTTTAGTTGACCTAGACTTAGAAATGAGCAACACTGGCAAGGGGAAAAAACTAGCATCTTTTAACTGTGACCAGAGGATGTGGGAAAGGTTTATCCTTCGTTGCCAGTCTAAGGGAACAACAGCCACAGCGACACTTACCCATTTTATTGAGATGTACATAGATGGTTCCTTGGATAACCTTGATGCAGTTGCTGATCATGATTTGAATAACAATGGGCTGGACTCCAGGATAAAAGAGATTGTTGCAGAATACTTACGCCAAAATTTAACTGACAATCTCAGTAGTGGTGATTCGGAAACAATATTAGCTATTTCCTCTCGACTTGACGAGCTTGAATCTCAAATTGAGAACAAGTCCAGTAGCATTGAAACACCATATCATCCCCAACAGAATGAGTTGGAGCAAAAAATTGAATCAATGACTTCCCGTGTAGAACAGTTGACTGATGCGATTAGAAAAATTCAAACCTATCTGAACAATCAACCCAAGCAGCGGGGCAA
This region includes:
- a CDS encoding tyrosine-type recombinase/integrase, which codes for MNYNADSLPPIKLISLEDKVLPLAIQKSKSRSAKIAAPTDIRWIKVLEFLRSTNLAPNSRKLYERELKRFLGWTQLHYHELRPRHLGLYKEYLRDEVKTDSGKPLSKASINAGVAALKSFFNWMCYTYPEIITTNPTLGIKLEKVPLPPAQSLTDEQMERVWSALELLGETKERDTALVHILSHGLRAGEIVQLNVGSFDGKLLFLPDTKTNEPRLVPLRKESRDVLEAYLRSRQQQGEELNSLTPLMISHHASYKGDRLSYHGIYFAVEKIGEFAGIEDLHPHQFRHTYATELLLLGVDPSHARKLTGHQSEKAFRRYTLRSEQEAAIAAYYRAIGEVEAE
- a CDS encoding HAD family hydrolase; this encodes MAYQGVILDVDGTLVISNDAHAQAWVEAFAEFGYEVKFEQVRPLIGMGGDQIIPQFAPGLSDEQGKGKEIADQRKQLIINKFAKNLAPTNGTRQLILKMQSLGLHLIIASSASSQELSVLLKAAQVEDLLSQDEATTSSDAEASKPAPDIVEVALNRLNIEPSEVVMLGDTPYDITSANQAGIKVIALRCGGFDDSQLKDAIAIYDDPADLLTQYQHSPLATEAMTKA
- a CDS encoding HNH endonuclease; translated protein: MGSTSISTELRKLVISRASERCEYCLIHQDFSIYTHEVDHIIAVKHGGETVKDNLALSCLTCNRHKGSDFATIDSTTGEIVPLYNPRRQIWEEHFYFEGVRIEGKSQVGQATTRLLQFNLANRLLQRQVLMSQGKYP